CTCACCGGCCATCGGGCAGGGCTCCGGCATGGGACGGCCACGGTCACGCGAAACCATCGCCGAAGACTTATTTCCCCGCCCTTTCAGGGCTCCTCGCGCGGCAAATAAGCCCCCGGCTCCGGTCCTCCGCTGCGCTGCGGCCTGACGGTTCGCGCGTCCGTTGCAGCCGTCCCCTTGCTCGCCCATCGCCCGGAAGCGGTTCGGGCGAACAAGCCAAGGAGAAGACCAATGCCCGCAATCGGTTATGTGCAGCGCCTCAAGGATGGCAGCTTCAAGGGAAGCATCCGTACCCTGTCGGTCAGCGCCGATATCACCATCGTCCCCAATCGTCGGAAGACCGGGGACCAGCCCGATTACCTCGTGCAGGCCGGGGGTGTCGAACTGGGCGCCGGTTGGATACGCACTGGCGAAGTGTCCGAGCGCGAATATGTCCGGCTCTCGATGTCTGCCCCGGAACTGGGACGCCGGACGCTCTATGCGAACCTCGGCAAAGCCGCCGGTCAGGAGGATGACGACGTCTTCGCCATCATCTGGAATCCCGGCGAATAAACCGGACGCCCCCCACGCGGCAGAAGCGCACGGGGGGCGCATCACTCGGTCAATCAGCCGTTGAGCTTGTCCTTCACCGCCTTGGCAGGGGTGAAGGCAAGCTTCTTGGCTGCGGCGATCTGGATCGTCGCGCCGGTGCTGGGATTGCGACCCTCACGCGCGGCGCTTTCCTTCACCTTGAACTTGCCGAAGCCGTTGAGCGAGATTTCCTCGCCCTTTGCTGCGGCCTCGGTGATCGCGGCAAAGACCGCATCGACCAGCTCACGGGCGGCGGTCTTGGTCAGGCCATGCGAGGCGGCAAGGCCCTCGGCCAGGTCGCTGTTGTTCATGTCTCAAACTCTCCATTAGGCTAGAAAAGCCCGCTATTCCTAGCTCTGGCGGTGTGCGGCGTCCATGCGGGCACACCCGTGGCGTGCCTCCTGTCGCCGGTTTTTCCACCACGAATGCTGGCGATGGCGGGGTGGTGAGAGGCTGTCTGCCCGGATCTTGCGATGATCCGGCGGCGCGGGGTCTGTGTCAAGACCGACGGGGCCCCACCCTTTTTCGGGGGCGGTCAGGCGTTATTTTCCTGCCCATACGACAGTGGCGCCCCCAAAAAACCGTGACCCCCATCGCCGCTGGCGCGGCCGCTTCGCGGGTCTTGACACAGACCCCGCGCCGCCGGGCCCGCCTCCCATCGTGCAACGAGCAGGAGACACACCATGGCTATTGAGCAGCACATCGAGGAACTGCGCGCGGAGCTTTCGGCATGCGGATCGCGCGTTGAACGCAGGAAAATCGAGCGCGAGTTGAAGGATGCAACCGCTCGGCTTGCGGTCCAGCTCAGGCCGGATTGAGCGCGAATTCAGCGCGAGAAAGCGGCCGTCGGGATCGTCCCGGAGGCCTTTTTTCATGGCAGCGACGGGGGCGCTGGGGAGGGCGGTCAGGGGCAGGGTGGAGGGCGAGGGGGCTTGAGGGGAGGGGGCCGGGGAAGGCAAGATAGAGGCAAGATCTCGTCGATCTTGCTATGGTGCTGTCTGCACATCCTTTTTTGAGGAAAAATCGCGAGATAGGCGCCTTCGCCGCGAGACAGGTAGCGGAAAAAGCCCAGAAGACAGGAGGTTTTGGCGCGATTGCGCGAGACCCCTTGAGGCTTTCGCGCCCTGTGGCATGCTTGGGGCCATGAGCGTCATTCCAGGTCCGGAAGGATAGCTCGTGGACGACGATTTCAAACCGCATCTCAGCCCGCCGCGCAGTCGGCCAGCCCCCAAACGATATCTCAGCCAGATCATCAAAGCGGCGCAGCGTTCAGCGCGCAAGCTCGGGCCACGCAGCCGTCGCTTCGACGGGAGCCGGATCGGGCGCGGCGCAGCGCGTGCCCGCGTGCTGGCTTCGGGGGACCGTCATGCCGCCTTCCGGTCGCGCCGCGTGATCGTCAAGACAAGGCTGACCCTGCTGGGCAACAAGGGGCTCGCCGCCGCGCGGGCGCATCTGCGTTACATCGAGCGCGATGGCGTCTCCCGTAGCGGCGAGCCCGGGCAGCTCTATGGCGCCGAGGTCGATCAGGCAGATCGCGACGCCTTCCTCGATCGCTGCGACGAGGACCGTCACCAGTTCCGCTTCATCGTCTCCCCGGAGGACGGCGACCAGTACGACGATCTCAAGTCCTTCACCCGCCGCCTCATGACACGAATGGAAGAGGATCTGGACACGAAGCTCGATTGGGTGGCGGTGGATCACTACAACACCGGCCATCCCCACACCCATATCGTGCTGCGCGGCAAGGATGATATGGGGCAGAATCTGGTGATTGCCCGCGAGTATATCTCGCATGGTTTGCGCGAACATGCGATGCGCATCGCGACCCTCGATCTCGGGCCGCGGACCGACCTCGAAATCGAGCAGCGTCTCATGCGCGATATGGAGGCTGAACGGCTGACAGCCATCGATCGCCAGTTGCTGCGCGACATGGATGGGGAAAGGACAGTCTCCTCCCATGCCGGGCGCGCGATGGACCAGACCTTGCGGACCGGACGGTTGCGCAAGCTGGAGAGCATGGGGCTGGCCGAGCCGGTGACTGGGGATCGCTGGCGCGTTGTTGACGATCTCGAGGGCACGCTTCGCCGAATGGGGGAACGCGGGGATATCATCCGCACGATGCAGCGCGATCTGGCGACGCGGAAGCTGGCGCGCTCTCCTGCCGATCAGGCCATCTACGATCCGGGAGCCGCCAATGCCCGACCCATCGTCGGGCGGGTCGTGATGCGGGGCCTCGCCGATGAGCTTGAGGATCGCCATTACCTCATCGTTGATGCGATCGATGGGCGCACCCATTATGCGCCGATCGGGCGAGGAGAGGCGACCGGTCCGTTGCCCACCGGCGCGATCGTGCGCATCGCTCCGCGCTCGGCAGGCATGCGGGACGTCGACCGCACCATCATGGATGTCGCGGCAGCCCATGGTGGGCGCTACAGCCTCGATATCCACCTGCGGCACGACCCGCAGGTCAGCGAGGCTTTCGCGCAGACTCATGTCCGGCGGCTGGAAGCCATGCGTCGCATAACACGCGGCATCGACCGCGAGGATGATGGGAGCTGGGTGATCGCGCCCGATCATCTCGACAAGGTTACGGCGTTCGAAGCCCGGCAACAGCGCGACCGGCCTGTCGATGTCGAGACCCTGTCCCCCCTGCCATTGGGCAAGTTGGCCGATCTGGATGCAGCGACGGTGCTGGATCGGGAACTGACCGCGTCTGCACCCATGCCTCTGCGCGATGCCGGATTTGGCAAGGACCTGCGCACGGCGCTCATCGCGCGGCGGCAATGGCTCATCGAGCAGGATCTGGCGCGAGAACATGCAGGGCAGACCACCTACCGGCAGGATATGCTGGAGGTCTTACGGCGCCGCGAATTGCTGCGTGTGGCGAGCGGTCTGTCCAAGGTTCTGGAGCGTCCCTTTGTCGAGATGAAGCCGGGCGAACGGATCGAAGGGCGATTGCTGCGCAGCATCGAACTGGCGAGCGGCAAGCACGCCCTCGTCGAGCGGTCGCGTGATTTCACGCTGGTGCCTTGGCGCGAGGTTCTTGAACGCCGTATCGGCCAGACGGTGTCCGGCATCATGCGGGAGGGGCCCATAAGCTGGAATTTTGGTCCTGAACGAGGCGGTCCAAATATCTCATGACAAGACGTGGCCGATCGCAACAAAGCCTGGCGAATCGGGACTTCGTGGCGAACGCTCGAAGGCGATCGTGTGTGGCATATTCCGGCATCGGGTCGTGAGAGACAGCAAAAAGTAGGTTCGGGACCACGAAGAGACCCTAACGCTCATCCGGCGGGTCATGCGACTCTTGGGAGGCAGGAAATAAGCCTCCCTCTCGGAGACCTCCCATGACCCCGACAAAGCTGTTGCTCGGCCAGATTCTGGTCGTGTTTTCGATCGTGCTCGCCGGTATCTGGTTCGCCACACAGTGGGCGGCCTGGCATCTGGCCTATCAGCCGGAACTGGGCAGCCCCTGGTTCAGCATCGGCGCGATCCACCTCTATCGGCCATGGGCGATCTTCGTCTGGTGGTATCACTTCGACGCCTACGCCCCCCACATCTTCACCCAGTCCGGGGTGATCGCGGGGGCCAGCGGCTTCATGGGCTGCGGCGCGGCGATCTTCGGATCGCTGTGGCGGGCGCGGCAGTCGAAGAACGTCACCACCTACGGTTCGGCGCGCTGGGCAGAGCCGTGTGAGGTCGAGCGGGCAGGGCTCCACAGGGACGCAGGCATCTTCCTTGGCGCGCTGGGCGGCCGCTATCTGCGTCACGACGGGCCCGAGCATATCATGGCCTTTGCGCCAACCCGTTCGGGCAAGGGCGTCGGCCTCGTGGTGCCGACCCTGCTTTCCTGGACTGGCTCTACGGTCATTCACGACATCAAGGGCGAGAACTGGGAGCTCACCGCCGGTTGGCGCGCGCTCTTCAGCCACACGCTGCTTTTCAACCCGACCGATGTCCGCTCCGCCCATTACAATCCCCTGCTGGAGGTCCGCCGCGGCGAGAATGAGGTTCGCGATGTCCAGAACATCGCCGACATCCTCGTCGATCCCGAGGGCGCGCTCGAACGCCGTAGCCATTGGGAAAAGACCAGCCACTCCCTGCTGGTGGGCGCGATCCTCCATGTGCTCTATGCCGAAGAGGACAAGACGCTGGCGCGCGTCGCGACCTTCCTGTCCGACCCGCAGCGCCCCTTCACCGCCACGCTCAAGGCGATGATGAGCACCAATCACCTCGGCACGCCCAGGAAGCCAAGGGTTCATCCGGTTGTGGCCTCCGCTGCGCGTGAAGTCCTCAACAAGAGCGAGAACGAGCGGTCGGGCGTGCTCTCCACCGCCATGTCCTTCCTCGGGCTTTACCGCGACCCCACCGTGGCCGAGGTCACCTCGCGCTGCGACTGGCGCATCGCGGATCTGGTCGAAGCTGAGCGCCCCTGCTCGCTCTACCTCGTCATCCCGCCTTCGGACATCAGCCGCACCAAGCCGCTGGTGCGCCTCATCCTCAACCAGATCGGTCGGCGCCTCACCGAAAAGCTCGAAGGGCAGGGGAGCAAGTCGGGTCGGCACCAGCTGCTTATGATGCTCGACGAGTTTCCCGCGCTCGGTCGCCTGGATTTCTTCGAGACCAGTCTCGCCTTCATGGCCGGCTACGGCGTGCGTGCGGTGTTGATCGCCCAGAGCCTCAACCAGATCGACAAGGCTTACGGCGAATTCAATTCGATCCTCGACAACTGCCATGTCCGCGTCGCCTTCGCCACCAATGACGAGCGCACCGCCCGGCGCATCTCCGACGCGCTGGGGCAGGCCACCGAGCAGCGCGCGATGCGCAACTATGCCGGGCACCGCCTCGCCCCCTGGCTGGCCCATGTCATGGTCAGCCGTCAGGAGACAGCCCGGCCGCTGCTGACCCAGGGCGAGGTGATGCAGCTGCCCGCCACCGATGAGCTGGTCATGATCGCCGGGCTTGAACCGATCCGCGCCAAGAAGCTGCGCTATTACGCCGATCAGAACTTCCTGACCCGGCTGCTGCCGGTGCCCGATCTCAGTGTGAAGGCCAAGGGGCTTCGCCGCTATCCCGACGCGCCGCCCGCCCGCACCAATCCGTGGGGATCCATCGCCCGCCGTCCCGATGCCCGGCTGGCCGCGAGCCTCGCGGCAACGAAGGAAGAGCGCGACGGCGGTCTTGAGCAGCAGCGCCACCCGGCGATCGAAGAGCCCGAGCGCAAGCCCGAGCCGCCCCGCCAGCTCGATCTGCTCGGTCTCGATCGCGACGACGCCGATCCGGTTAGCGACAAGCGCGCCATGGATCAGGCCGGCCAGCAGACCGCCGTCACCCGCGCCCGGGCGATGAACGAGGGCGAAGGCCACACCCCTGGCGCGGGCCGTGATGCCCTGCCCAGCTTCTGACGGAGACCCGGCGATGACCACCCAGAGCAAATCCAGGCCTGTGCGCTACCAGCTGTTCCTTCCCCAGGATTTGAGCCAGCGTCTTGAGACGCTGGCCGCCCGGCCGGGCGCCTCGAAATCCGGCATTCTCACCGATGCACTCACCGCCTGGCTCAACCGGCAAGGTGCCAGCGATCTGGAACAGCGCTTCGCCCACCGGCTCGACCGCATGTCCCTGGCGCTGGGGAGGGTTGAACGCGACGGCCATGTGCTTCTTGAAAGCCTTGCTCTTTTCATCCGCTACGAGCTGATGGTGCAGGCCCCGCTGGCCGATACCGACGACGCGGCGCGTGCTGTCGGTCGCGATCGCTTCAATGCCTTTGTCGCCCGTGTTGGCGAAGCCATGGCGGCAGGGCAGCGCAGCTTTCCCGTGCCCCAGGCGCTGGAGCGCCGGTCGTGAGTGCTGCGCCCCTGGCTCTGTCGGCCGAGCGCAGCCGATCCATGCTGCGCACCGCGATGGGCCCCGTCATCGGCGCGGCTCTGGCCGATCCTGCGGTTGTCGAGATCATGGTCAATCCCGATGGCCGCCTGTGGGTCGATCGGCTGGGTGAGGGACGCAGCGACACCGGTTCGCTTTACGAGCCTGCCCAGATCGAGCGGATCATCCGGCTGGTTGCCAGCCACGCCCGCGCGGAAACCCATGCCGGCGCGCCGATCATTTCGGCCGAGCTGCCGCCGCATGGCGAGGGGGCAGGCGAACGCTTCGAGGGCGTGCTACCGCCCGTCAGTCTCGCGCCCTGCTTCTCGATCCGCAAGCCTGCCGCCCGGATCTACCTCCTCCACGACTATGTGCGCGACGGGCTGATGGGAGCCGAAATCGCGCTCCACCTGGCGAAGGCGGTGGCCGAGCGCCGCAACATCCTGATCGTTGGCGGCACCAGCTCGGGCAAGACGACGCTGGCCAATGCGCTGCTCGCCGAGATGGCGCATCTGGGCGACCGGGTGATCCTGATCGAGGACACCCGTGAGCTGCAATGCGCCGCGCCCGATGTCGTCGCGCTGCGCACCCGCCCCGCGCTCGCCGTCGGCACGAGCGGCGTCACCATGGCCGATCTGCTGCGCTCCACCCTGCGCCTGCGGCCTGACCGCATCGTTGTGGGCGAGGTGCGCGGCGCCGAAGCGCTCGACATGCTCAAGGCCTGGAACACCGGCCATCCCGGCGGGATCGCCACGGTCCACGCCAACAACGCGATCGCCGGCCTCTACCGGCTCGAAAGCCTGGTGCAGGAGAGCGTGATCACTGTGCCCCGGCGCCTGATCGCCGAGGCCATCGATCTGATCGTCTTTATCGCCGGGCGCGGTCGCGCGCGCCGCGTGGAGGCGATCGCCGAAGTCCGGGGGCTCGATCCCCAGGGCAACTACGAGGTCGCGGACCTCACCCCAGCATCCCCCACACCATCTTCAGGAGACTTGTGATGACGATCCCTTCGCATGCCCCGCGTATCTCTGCGCAGCGTCAGATCCTGCTGCCCGGCATGGCTCTGGCCCTGTCGTTGGCCTTTGCCGCCAATGCCTTCGCCTCCGGCACCGGCATGCCGTGGGAAACGCCGCTCAACAACATTCTGGAGTCAGTCCAGGGCCCGGTCGCCAAGATCATCGCGGTGATCATCATCATCACCACCGGCCTGACCCTGGCCTTCGGTGAAACCTCGGGCGGCTTCCGGCGGCTGATCCAGATCGTCTTCGGGCTCTCGATCGCCTTTGCCGCCTCCAGCTTCTTCCTCACCTTCTTCAGCTTCGGTGGTGGAGCCCTGGTCGCATGAGCGGGCTCGGCAGCCCGGCGCAGGGCTCCATCGAGGGCTTCGAGGTGCCGCTGCACCGGTCGCTGACCGAGCCGATCCTGCTGGGCGGCGCGCCGCGCGCGATTGCCATCGTCAATGGCACGCTGGCCGCCGCCCTCGGTCTTGGCCTCCAGCAATGGATCGCCGGCCTCGCGGCCTGGGCGCTGGGCCACACGCTGGCCGTCTTCGCAGCCCGCCGTGACCCCGATTTCGCGACGGTGCTGGTGCGGCACCTGCGCCAGAAAGGATATCTGACATGCTGAACCTGCGGGAATATCGCAACCGGGCCGACCGGCTTGCCGATCATCTGCCATGGGCCGCTCTGGTGGCGCCGGGCGTCGTGCTCAACAAGGATGGCAGCTTCCTGCGGGTGCTGCGCTTTCGCGGACCGGATCTCGACTCCGCCACGCAGGCCGAGCTGGTCGCGGTCTGCGCCCGGGCCAACAACGTCCTGCGGCGTTTCGGGTCGGGCTGGGCGCTTCATATCGAGGCGCAGCGCCGGGAAGCGGCGGCATACCCCGCGAGCAGTTTTCCCGATCCGGCCAGCTGGCTGGTCGATCAGGAGCGGCGGGCCGATTTCGAGGCGGCGGGCACGCACTTCGAGAGCCTGTATTTCCTGAGCCTCACGTTCCTGCCGCCGCCCGATCAGGCCGATGCCGCCGGGCGCGCGCTGGTCGAGCGCAGCAAGGATGTGACGGGGCGCGACTGGCGGCAGGCGCTCGATCGCTTCATTGGGGAGACGGATCGGGCGCTGGATCTGTTCGCAGGCTTCATGCCCGAGATTGCCCCGCTCGACGACGGCGAGACGCTGACCTTCCTGCATGCTGCCATCTCGGCGCGCCCGCATGAGGTCGCCGTGCCCGAGACGCCCATGTATCTCGACGGACTGCTGGCCGACACGCCGCTCACCGGCGGGCTCGAACCGCGCCTGGGCGACCTGCATCTGCGCACGCTCTCCATCCTGGGCTTTCCGGGACTGTCCCGGCCCGGCTTCCTTGATGCTCTCAACCGTCAGGACTTCGCCTATCGCTGGGTGACCCGCTTTATCTCGCTCGACAAGACCGATGCCACCCGCGAACTGACCCGGCTGCGGCGGCAGTGGTTCAACAAGCGCAAGTCGATCACCGCTCTGCTGCGCGAGGTGATGTACAATCAGCCCGTCCAGCTCATGGACAGCGATGCCGACAACAAGATGGTCGACGCCGATCTGGCGCTGCAGGCGCTGGGCGGGGATCACGTCGCCTTCGGCTACCTCACCACCACCATCACGGTGGCGGATGCGGACAAGACCCGCGTCGAGGACAAGCTGCGCGCCGTCGAGCGGATCGTCAACGGTCTGGGCTTCACCGCGATCCGCGAAGGCATCAATGCCGTGGAGGCCTGGCTTTCCAGCCTGCCGGGACAGGTCTACGCCAATGTGCGTCAGCCGCTGGTCCATACACTCAACCTGGCCCATTTGATGCCGTTGTCCTCGGTCTGGGCCGGTCCGGCGCGCAACACCCATCTGCATGGACCTCCGCTGCTCCACGCCCGCACCAGCGGATCGACGCCCTTCCGCCTTTCGACGCATGTCGGCGATGTCGGCCACATGATGATCGCCGGGCCGACCGGGGCAGGGAAGTCAGTGCTGCTGGCGATGCTGGTGCTCCAGTTCCGTCGCTACATAGGCAGCCAGATCTACATCTTCGACAAAGGCCTGTCGGCGCGGGCGGCCGTGCTGGCGATGGGCGGCATCCACCACGCCCTCGGTCTGGGCGGAGCCGGCGAGGGGGCAAGCATCGCCTTCCAGCCGCTGCGCCATATCGACCGGCTCGACGAACGGGCCTGGGCCGGCGAGTGGATCGGTGCCCTGATGGCGCAGGAAACCATCCAGCTCACCCCTGACGTCAAGGACATGATCTGGTCGGCGCTGACGAGTCTGGCCAGCGCGCCGGAGGCCGAGCGCACGCTCACCGGTCTGTCGCTGCTGCTGCAATCCTCCAGGCTCCGCTCAGCCCTGGCGCCCTACACGCTGGAGGGGCCCTTCGGGGCAATGCTCGATGCCGCAAGCGATGACTTTCATGCGGCAGATGTCCAGTGCTTCGAGACCGAGGCGCTGATGGGGCAGGCCGGGGCGGTCGCCCCGGTGCTAACCTATCTCTTCCATCGCCTCGGCGAACGCTTCAACGGACGGCCCACGCTGCTGGTGCTCGACGAGGCATGGGTCTTTCTCGATCATCCGCTCTTTGCCGCCCGCATCCGCGAATGGCTCAAGGTGCTGCGCAAGAAGAATGTCTCGGTGGTCTTTGCCACCCAGAGTCTGGCCGACATCGCCGACAGCGCCATTGCCCCCGCCATCATTGAAAGCTGCCCCCAGCGCATTCTGCTGCCCAATGATCGCGCTGTCGAACCGCAGAGCCGCGGCAGCTACGAAAGCTTTGGCCTCAGCGATCGACAGATCGAAGTGATCGCGCGGGCTACCCCCAAGCGGCACTATTATCTCCAATCCTCGCGCGGCAACCGCCTTTTCGAGCTGGGGCTGGGGCCGATCGCGCTGGCGCTGGCCGCAGCATCTGACCCCGACAGCCAGCGGTTGATCGATGAGCTGCTGGCGCAGGGGGCGGCATCATCCTTCCTCGCCCGCTTCCTTGTCGAGCGCGACCTCAACTGGGCCGTGCCGCTCATCGCCGAGTTTTCCGACCTTCCCACGCCTTGAACCCGCCACCTGTCAGGAGAAAAAGCCATGTCACGTCGATGGAAATCCATGCTCGCCGCGATGATCCCGCTGGCGCTGACCGCCACCCTCCCGGCCACGCCCGCACAGGCGCAGTTCGCGGGAACGGTCTTCGACCCGAGCAACTACAGCCAGAACATTCTGACTGCCGCGCGCACCCTCACGCAGATCAACAACCAGATCACCATGCTGCAAAATCAGGCGCAGGGGCTCATCAACCAGGCGAAAAACCTCGCCACCATCAATTTCCCCGAACTCACCGCGATCAGCCAGACGATCAATCAGGTGAACCAGCTGATGAGCCAGGCTCAGGCGATCCAGTTCAAGGTCGCCAACATCGACAGCCAGTTCAAATCTATGTTTCCCACGAGTTTCAATCAGGCGCTGACCGCCAACCAGCATGTCGCCGATGCGCGCTCCCGCCTGTCTGCCTCAATGACCGCCTTCCAGCACACGATGACGGTGCAGGCGCAGGTTGCCGAGAACATTGCGACCGACACCGCGACCCTTTCGACGCTGAGTGATCGCAGCCAGAGCGCGCAGGGTGCCCTTCAGGCCCAGCAGGCGACGAACCAGCTGCTCGCCCTTGTCGCCAAGCAGCAGATGCAACTCCAGACCATGATGGCGGCGCAATACCGCGCCGATGCCATCGACCGTGCCAACCGCACCCAGTCGCAGTCCGACGCGCAGGGCGCGGTCACCCAGTTTCTCGGCTCCGGCAGCGCCTACACACCCTGAGTAGCGGCTGCCTGAGGGCGGCGCCTCCCGGACGCAGGATGCCGGTTGAAGAGGTCGCCACCACTGTCGCGGGGCCTGCTGCCCGACGCTCGAGGCGGGCCCCGCGACCCTTTTGCCTGAACGCTACCTACGGCCCTGCAAGGACAAGCTCCCATGGCAGATCTTAATATCATCGATCAGTTCATGAGCGATTTCACCCGCTACATCGACAGCGGCTTTGGCCTGCTAGGCGGCGATGTTCATTTTCTGACTGTCACCTTGATCGCCATCGACATTACGCTGGCCGGGCTGTTCTGGGCGATGGGCGGCGAGGACAATGTCATCGGCAAGCTGATCCGCAAGGTGCTGTACGTCGGCACCTTCGCCTTCATCATCAACAGCTATTCCAGCCTGTCCGACATCATCTTCCGCTCTTTCGAGCAGGCCGGACTGACGGCGGGCGGCTCGACGATGAGCGCTGCCGATCTTCTCAAGCCGGGTAAGCTGGCGGGCACGGGCTTCTCTGCTGCCTGGCCGCTCCTGCAGCAGGTCAGCAAGCTCATGGGCTTCACCAGCTTCTTCGACAATTACCTCACCATCGCGGTGCTGGTGATCGCCTGGGTGATCGTCATCCTCGCCTTCTTTATCCTGGCGGTGCAGCTCTTCGTCACGATCCTCGAATTCAAGCTGACCAGCCTCGCCGGCTTCATCCTCGTCCCCTTCGCGCTCTGGAACCGCACCAATTTCCTGGCCGAACGCGTGCTGGGCAATGTGGTGACCTCTGGCATCAAGGTGATGGTGCTGGCGATCATCGTGGGCATCGGCTCCACCTATTTCAGCCAGTTCACCTCCAGCCTGCAGGGGCAGGACCCCGATATCGGTCAGGCGATGAGCCTGGTGCTCGCCAGCCTCGCGCTCTTGGGCCTTGGCATCTTTGGCTCTGGCATCGCGACGGGCCTGGTTGCCGGTGCTCCCCAGCTGGGCGCTGGATCGGTG
The Novosphingobium terrae DNA segment above includes these coding regions:
- a CDS encoding VirB3 family type IV secretion system protein, with translation MSGLGSPAQGSIEGFEVPLHRSLTEPILLGGAPRAIAIVNGTLAAALGLGLQQWIAGLAAWALGHTLAVFAARRDPDFATVLVRHLRQKGYLTC
- the rlxS gene encoding relaxase/mobilization nuclease RlxS (I built this because a sul1 chimera in AMR looks like the C-terminus.), producing MDDDFKPHLSPPRSRPAPKRYLSQIIKAAQRSARKLGPRSRRFDGSRIGRGAARARVLASGDRHAAFRSRRVIVKTRLTLLGNKGLAAARAHLRYIERDGVSRSGEPGQLYGAEVDQADRDAFLDRCDEDRHQFRFIVSPEDGDQYDDLKSFTRRLMTRMEEDLDTKLDWVAVDHYNTGHPHTHIVLRGKDDMGQNLVIAREYISHGLREHAMRIATLDLGPRTDLEIEQRLMRDMEAERLTAIDRQLLRDMDGERTVSSHAGRAMDQTLRTGRLRKLESMGLAEPVTGDRWRVVDDLEGTLRRMGERGDIIRTMQRDLATRKLARSPADQAIYDPGAANARPIVGRVVMRGLADELEDRHYLIVDAIDGRTHYAPIGRGEATGPLPTGAIVRIAPRSAGMRDVDRTIMDVAAAHGGRYSLDIHLRHDPQVSEAFAQTHVRRLEAMRRITRGIDREDDGSWVIAPDHLDKVTAFEARQQRDRPVDVETLSPLPLGKLADLDAATVLDRELTASAPMPLRDAGFGKDLRTALIARRQWLIEQDLAREHAGQTTYRQDMLEVLRRRELLRVASGLSKVLERPFVEMKPGERIEGRLLRSIELASGKHALVERSRDFTLVPWREVLERRIGQTVSGIMREGPISWNFGPERGGPNIS
- a CDS encoding TrbC/VirB2 family protein, which gives rise to MTIPSHAPRISAQRQILLPGMALALSLAFAANAFASGTGMPWETPLNNILESVQGPVAKIIAVIIIITTGLTLAFGETSGGFRRLIQIVFGLSIAFAASSFFLTFFSFGGGALVA
- a CDS encoding DUF736 domain-containing protein — protein: MPAIGYVQRLKDGSFKGSIRTLSVSADITIVPNRRKTGDQPDYLVQAGGVELGAGWIRTGEVSEREYVRLSMSAPELGRRTLYANLGKAAGQEDDDVFAIIWNPGE
- the trbE gene encoding conjugal transfer protein TrbE, which codes for MLNLREYRNRADRLADHLPWAALVAPGVVLNKDGSFLRVLRFRGPDLDSATQAELVAVCARANNVLRRFGSGWALHIEAQRREAAAYPASSFPDPASWLVDQERRADFEAAGTHFESLYFLSLTFLPPPDQADAAGRALVERSKDVTGRDWRQALDRFIGETDRALDLFAGFMPEIAPLDDGETLTFLHAAISARPHEVAVPETPMYLDGLLADTPLTGGLEPRLGDLHLRTLSILGFPGLSRPGFLDALNRQDFAYRWVTRFISLDKTDATRELTRLRRQWFNKRKSITALLREVMYNQPVQLMDSDADNKMVDADLALQALGGDHVAFGYLTTTITVADADKTRVEDKLRAVERIVNGLGFTAIREGINAVEAWLSSLPGQVYANVRQPLVHTLNLAHLMPLSSVWAGPARNTHLHGPPLLHARTSGSTPFRLSTHVGDVGHMMIAGPTGAGKSVLLAMLVLQFRRYIGSQIYIFDKGLSARAAVLAMGGIHHALGLGGAGEGASIAFQPLRHIDRLDERAWAGEWIGALMAQETIQLTPDVKDMIWSALTSLASAPEAERTLTGLSLLLQSSRLRSALAPYTLEGPFGAMLDAASDDFHAADVQCFETEALMGQAGAVAPVLTYLFHRLGERFNGRPTLLVLDEAWVFLDHPLFAARIREWLKVLRKKNVSVVFATQSLADIADSAIAPAIIESCPQRILLPNDRAVEPQSRGSYESFGLSDRQIEVIARATPKRHYYLQSSRGNRLFELGLGPIALALAAASDPDSQRLIDELLAQGAASSFLARFLVERDLNWAVPLIAEFSDLPTP
- a CDS encoding HU family DNA-binding protein; amino-acid sequence: MNNSDLAEGLAASHGLTKTAARELVDAVFAAITEAAAKGEEISLNGFGKFKVKESAAREGRNPSTGATIQIAAAKKLAFTPAKAVKDKLNG
- the trbB gene encoding P-type conjugative transfer ATPase TrbB, which codes for MLRTAMGPVIGAALADPAVVEIMVNPDGRLWVDRLGEGRSDTGSLYEPAQIERIIRLVASHARAETHAGAPIISAELPPHGEGAGERFEGVLPPVSLAPCFSIRKPAARIYLLHDYVRDGLMGAEIALHLAKAVAERRNILIVGGTSSGKTTLANALLAEMAHLGDRVILIEDTRELQCAAPDVVALRTRPALAVGTSGVTMADLLRSTLRLRPDRIVVGEVRGAEALDMLKAWNTGHPGGIATVHANNAIAGLYRLESLVQESVITVPRRLIAEAIDLIVFIAGRGRARRVEAIAEVRGLDPQGNYEVADLTPASPTPSSGDL
- a CDS encoding CopG family transcriptional regulator — translated: MTTQSKSRPVRYQLFLPQDLSQRLETLAARPGASKSGILTDALTAWLNRQGASDLEQRFAHRLDRMSLALGRVERDGHVLLESLALFIRYELMVQAPLADTDDAARAVGRDRFNAFVARVGEAMAAGQRSFPVPQALERRS
- a CDS encoding conjugal transfer protein TraG, whose protein sequence is MTPTKLLLGQILVVFSIVLAGIWFATQWAAWHLAYQPELGSPWFSIGAIHLYRPWAIFVWWYHFDAYAPHIFTQSGVIAGASGFMGCGAAIFGSLWRARQSKNVTTYGSARWAEPCEVERAGLHRDAGIFLGALGGRYLRHDGPEHIMAFAPTRSGKGVGLVVPTLLSWTGSTVIHDIKGENWELTAGWRALFSHTLLFNPTDVRSAHYNPLLEVRRGENEVRDVQNIADILVDPEGALERRSHWEKTSHSLLVGAILHVLYAEEDKTLARVATFLSDPQRPFTATLKAMMSTNHLGTPRKPRVHPVVASAAREVLNKSENERSGVLSTAMSFLGLYRDPTVAEVTSRCDWRIADLVEAERPCSLYLVIPPSDISRTKPLVRLILNQIGRRLTEKLEGQGSKSGRHQLLMMLDEFPALGRLDFFETSLAFMAGYGVRAVLIAQSLNQIDKAYGEFNSILDNCHVRVAFATNDERTARRISDALGQATEQRAMRNYAGHRLAPWLAHVMVSRQETARPLLTQGEVMQLPATDELVMIAGLEPIRAKKLRYYADQNFLTRLLPVPDLSVKAKGLRRYPDAPPARTNPWGSIARRPDARLAASLAATKEERDGGLEQQRHPAIEEPERKPEPPRQLDLLGLDRDDADPVSDKRAMDQAGQQTAVTRARAMNEGEGHTPGAGRDALPSF